In one window of Gossypium hirsutum isolate 1008001.06 chromosome A01, Gossypium_hirsutum_v2.1, whole genome shotgun sequence DNA:
- the LOC107925343 gene encoding lysM domain-containing GPI-anchored protein 2 produces MRKRKMGFSKLFVIILGLLLALTLDQCTAQEFRCSSPSSCRALVGYITVNNTNLGAIHSLFNVTSFQSLLGANDLPLSTPRNRTIAARQLIRVPINCVCYNGTGTSSGGPTYTIQPGDELYHIAAEVFSQLVLFPQIAAANNISNPDLIVVGDTLQIPLPCSCDDVDGQKVVHYAHVVEPNSTLLEIAQEFGTDEATLARINGITITAQNQLKAEQPIDVPLKACNSSVRSDSLDFPLLAANGTYVFTANGCVRCTCEAANNWTLHCEPSQNRPSRWERCPSMQCEGSQGLSLGNVTTSGCNRTTCSYAGFNNSTIFTTLVQDSSCTTSTPSNDVSRISLKWDIVIISVLFCLHLVMLETI; encoded by the exons ATGCGAAAAAGAAAAATGGGGTTCTCTAAACTGTTTGTTATAATTCTTGGGTTGCTCTTAGCTCTCACCCTGGATCAGTGCACTGCTCAAGAATTCAGATGTAGCTCCCCGAGTTCATGCCGTGCACTTGTCGGGTACATCACCGTCAACAACACCAACCTTGGCGCTATCCATTCGCTTTTCAACGTCACGAGCTTCCAGAGTCTCCTCGGAGCCAACGACTTGCCGCTTTCCACTCCGCGCAACCGCACCATAGCTGCACGACAACTCATCAGAGTCCCCATCAATTGTGTTTGTTACAACGGAACCGGGACTTCCAGCGGCGGTCCCACATACACGATTCAACCAGGGGACGAGCTTTACCACATAGCGGCCGAGGTGTTCTCGCAATTAGTGCTGTTCCCGCAAATTGCAGCTGCCAACAACATTTCGAATCCCGATTTGATAGTTGTTGGGGACACTCTGCAAATCCCGTTGCCGTGTAGCTGCGATGACGTTGACGGTCAGAAAGTGGTGCATTACGCACACGTGGTGGAACCTAACAGTACTTTGCTAGAGATTGCTCAGGAGTTTGGAACCGATGAGGCAACTTTAGCTCGGATTAATGGTATCACTATCACCGCCCAGAATCAGTTAAAAGCTGAGCAACCCATTGATGTTCCTCTTAAAG CCTGTAACTCATCAGTAAGAAGTGACTCATTGGACTTTCCTCTACTCGCTGCTAATGGCACATACGTCTTCACTGCAAACGGCTGTGTGAGATGCACCTGCGAAGCTGCTAACAACTGGAC ATTACACTGTGAACCTTCCCAGAACAGACCATCGAGATGGGAAAGATGCCCATCAATGCAATGTGAAGGTTCTCAAGGTTTATCGCTTGGCAATGTCACCACCTCGGGTTGCAATAGAACCACATGTTCCTATGCTGGCTTTAACAACTCAACCATCTTCACTACCCTGGTCCAAGATTCATCTTGTACAACATCGACTCCAAGCAATGATGTGTCAAGAATCAGTTTGAAATGGGACATTGTTATCATATCGGTCTTGTTTTGTCTCCATCTAGTAATGCTTGAAACAATCTAG
- the LOC107925383 gene encoding probable flavin-containing monooxygenase 1 isoform X2: protein MERKIGIVGAGVSGLLACKYILSKGFHPIVFESQSSIGGVWTKALETTKLQTPKPFYQFSDFAWPLSVTEYFPDKHVVLDYIEAYAKHFHLLNHIKFNTKVAGIEYEGFQDEEIQSWSLWGGTGEPFSSRGKWKLIVEDLNTLSTEIYQVDFVIFCVGRFSGLPNIPEFPPNKGPEAFHGKVIHSMEYAAMDDEKAAEFIKGKRVIVVGFQKSALDIAMECCAANGVENPCTVLYRTAHWHLPDYFKRGFSLAYMYFNRFSELMVHKPGEGFLLGLLATILTPLRWAYSKFVESDIKRKFHLAKHGMIPTHSFLHELSSCLTSTVPEKFYDKVEGGEIKLKKAPSFSFCDNGVMVEDETAPIEAEVVILATGFKGEKKLKDMFVSQTFQNFIAGSPDTATPLYRECIQPRIPQLAVIGYSESNANLYTSEIRCRWLAELLDGTFKLPSIEEMEKDVRKWDEYLKQYSGGYYRRKCIGALHVWYNDQLCKDMGWNPRRKKGLFAEFFEPYGPLDYVPS, encoded by the exons ATGGAGAGGAAGATAGGTATAGTTGGAGCAGGTGTAAGTGGCCTCCTTGCCTGTAAATACATCTTATCTAAAGGTTTCCATCCAATTGTTTTTGAATCCCAAAGCTCCATTGGAGGGGTTTGGACCAAAGCGCTTGAGACTACAAAGCTCCAAACTCCCAAGCCATTTTATCAGTTCTCTGATTTTGCTTGGCCATTATCTGTCACTGAATATTTTCCCGACAAACACGTGGTGTTGGATTATATTGAGGCCTATGCAAAGCACTTCCACTTGCTTAACCACATCAAATTCAACACCAAAGTTGCTGGTATTGAGTATGAAGGTTTCCAGGACGAAGAGATCCAGTCTTGGAGTTTATGGGGTGGCACTGGCGAGCCTTTCAGCTCCAGAGGCAAGTGGAAGCTCATTGTGGAAGACTTGAATACGCTTTCAACTGAG ataTACCAAGTGGACTTTGTAATATTTTGTGTGGGACGGTTCAGTGGTCTGCCAAACATACCAGAATTCCCCCCAAACAAGGGTCCGGAAGCATTTCATGGTAAGGTCATACATTCCATGGAGTATGCAGCCATGGATGATGAAAAGGCTGCTGAATTCATCAAAGGCAAAAGAGTCATTGTTGTTGGGTTCCAGAAATCTGCTTTGGACATTGCAATGGAGTGCTGTGCAGCAAATG GGGTAGAAAACCCATGTACAGTTTTATACAGGACAGCACACTGGCATCTCCCTGATTATTTTAAAAGGGGGTTTTCACTGGCATATATGTATTTTAATCGGTTCTCAGAGCTTATGGTTCATAAGCCTGGTGAAGGGTTTCTCCTCGGTCTCTTGGCCACTATTCTTACACCACTG AGATGGGCATATTCGAAATTTGTTGAAAGTGATATAAAAAGGAAGTTTCATTTGGCAAAGCATGGCATGATCCCAACACATAGCTTCCTCCATGAACTCAGTTCTTGCTTGACCTCAACAGTCCCAGAAAAATTCTATGACAAAGTTGAAGGTGgagaaattaaattgaaaaaggccCCAAGTTTTAGTTTCTGTGACAATGGCGTTATGGTGGAAGATGAGACAGCACCTATAGAGGCAGAGGTGGTGATTTTGGCCACTGGATTCAAGGGAGAAAAAAAGCTCAAAGACATGTTCGTGTCCCAAACCTTTCAAAACTTCATAGCTGGATCCCCTGATACTGCAACCCCACTCTACAG GGAATGCATTCAGCCAAGGATACCTCAACTAGCTGTAATAGGATACTCTGAAAGTAATGCAAATTTGTATACCTCAGAGATAAGATGCCGATGGCTAGCTGAACTTCTTGACGGCACATTCAAGCTACCAAGCATTGAAGAGATGGAAAAGGATGTGAGAAAATGGGATGAATACTTGAAACAATATTCGGGTGGATACTATCGAAGAAAATGTATCGGTGCACTCCATGTCTGGTACAATGATCAACTGTGCAAAGATATGGGGTGGAACCCTAGGCGGAAAAAGGGACTGTTTGCTGAATTCTTTGAACCTTATGGTCCCTTGGATTATGTCCCTTCTTGA
- the LOC107925383 gene encoding probable flavin-containing monooxygenase 1 isoform X1, giving the protein MERKIGIVGAGVSGLLACKYILSKGFHPIVFESQSSIGGVWTKALETTKLQTPKPFYQFSDFAWPLSVTEYFPDKHVVLDYIEAYAKHFHLLNHIKFNTKVAGIEYEGFQDEEIQSWSLWGGTGEPFSSRGKWKLIVEDLNTLSTEIYQVDFVIFCVGRFSGLPNIPEFPPNKGPEAFHGKVIHSMEYAAMDDEKAAEFIKGKRVIVVGFQKSALDIAMECCAANGKYNLFKLTLRIHPYLFLLSIWFAGVENPCTVLYRTAHWHLPDYFKRGFSLAYMYFNRFSELMVHKPGEGFLLGLLATILTPLRWAYSKFVESDIKRKFHLAKHGMIPTHSFLHELSSCLTSTVPEKFYDKVEGGEIKLKKAPSFSFCDNGVMVEDETAPIEAEVVILATGFKGEKKLKDMFVSQTFQNFIAGSPDTATPLYRECIQPRIPQLAVIGYSESNANLYTSEIRCRWLAELLDGTFKLPSIEEMEKDVRKWDEYLKQYSGGYYRRKCIGALHVWYNDQLCKDMGWNPRRKKGLFAEFFEPYGPLDYVPS; this is encoded by the exons ATGGAGAGGAAGATAGGTATAGTTGGAGCAGGTGTAAGTGGCCTCCTTGCCTGTAAATACATCTTATCTAAAGGTTTCCATCCAATTGTTTTTGAATCCCAAAGCTCCATTGGAGGGGTTTGGACCAAAGCGCTTGAGACTACAAAGCTCCAAACTCCCAAGCCATTTTATCAGTTCTCTGATTTTGCTTGGCCATTATCTGTCACTGAATATTTTCCCGACAAACACGTGGTGTTGGATTATATTGAGGCCTATGCAAAGCACTTCCACTTGCTTAACCACATCAAATTCAACACCAAAGTTGCTGGTATTGAGTATGAAGGTTTCCAGGACGAAGAGATCCAGTCTTGGAGTTTATGGGGTGGCACTGGCGAGCCTTTCAGCTCCAGAGGCAAGTGGAAGCTCATTGTGGAAGACTTGAATACGCTTTCAACTGAG ataTACCAAGTGGACTTTGTAATATTTTGTGTGGGACGGTTCAGTGGTCTGCCAAACATACCAGAATTCCCCCCAAACAAGGGTCCGGAAGCATTTCATGGTAAGGTCATACATTCCATGGAGTATGCAGCCATGGATGATGAAAAGGCTGCTGAATTCATCAAAGGCAAAAGAGTCATTGTTGTTGGGTTCCAGAAATCTGCTTTGGACATTGCAATGGAGTGCTGTGCAGCAAATGGTAAATACAATCTATTTAAACTAACTCTTAGAATTCATCCATATTTGTTTCTTCTTTCAATTTGGTTTGCAGGGGTAGAAAACCCATGTACAGTTTTATACAGGACAGCACACTGGCATCTCCCTGATTATTTTAAAAGGGGGTTTTCACTGGCATATATGTATTTTAATCGGTTCTCAGAGCTTATGGTTCATAAGCCTGGTGAAGGGTTTCTCCTCGGTCTCTTGGCCACTATTCTTACACCACTG AGATGGGCATATTCGAAATTTGTTGAAAGTGATATAAAAAGGAAGTTTCATTTGGCAAAGCATGGCATGATCCCAACACATAGCTTCCTCCATGAACTCAGTTCTTGCTTGACCTCAACAGTCCCAGAAAAATTCTATGACAAAGTTGAAGGTGgagaaattaaattgaaaaaggccCCAAGTTTTAGTTTCTGTGACAATGGCGTTATGGTGGAAGATGAGACAGCACCTATAGAGGCAGAGGTGGTGATTTTGGCCACTGGATTCAAGGGAGAAAAAAAGCTCAAAGACATGTTCGTGTCCCAAACCTTTCAAAACTTCATAGCTGGATCCCCTGATACTGCAACCCCACTCTACAG GGAATGCATTCAGCCAAGGATACCTCAACTAGCTGTAATAGGATACTCTGAAAGTAATGCAAATTTGTATACCTCAGAGATAAGATGCCGATGGCTAGCTGAACTTCTTGACGGCACATTCAAGCTACCAAGCATTGAAGAGATGGAAAAGGATGTGAGAAAATGGGATGAATACTTGAAACAATATTCGGGTGGATACTATCGAAGAAAATGTATCGGTGCACTCCATGTCTGGTACAATGATCAACTGTGCAAAGATATGGGGTGGAACCCTAGGCGGAAAAAGGGACTGTTTGCTGAATTCTTTGAACCTTATGGTCCCTTGGATTATGTCCCTTCTTGA